The Sporichthyaceae bacterium genomic sequence CTCCTTGGCGCTACTGCGGAACGGTCCGCTCAGCCAAGTCCTCGGACGGCGCGACCGTCAAGACCTTCTTGGACAGTCGTCCAAATTGTTTCTGGCGGATTTCACCACCCGCCTGCTTTCATGGGCGCGTGACCATGACGGCACCGCTGGAAGCCTCGGAGAAGTTCCTCGCACGGCGCGACGAACTGGCCGCCGCGGCACGCGACACGTTGGCCGAACTCGGCTACGCGCGCACCAGTCTGCGGGAGATCGCCGACCGCACCGACTACTCCCACGGAGTGCTGCACTACTACTTCGCCGACAAGGTCGACCTGATCACGCACTCGGTGCGGCAGGTGAAGGCCGAGTGCATGACCCGGTACGACTCGATCGTCGCGGCCGCGCTCGACGGCCCGGCGCTGGCCGCGGACTTCGGCGCCGCCATGGCCGCGAGCCTGCGCGAGGACGCCCCGATGCACCGTCTCTGGTACGACCTGCGCAACCAGTCGATGTTCACCGAGCTCTTCCACGACGACGTCGCCGAGATCGACGCCGGGCTCGAGCGGATGATCTGGCGAGTCGTCT encodes the following:
- a CDS encoding TetR/AcrR family transcriptional regulator; this encodes MTAPLEASEKFLARRDELAAAARDTLAELGYARTSLREIADRTDYSHGVLHYYFADKVDLITHSVRQVKAECMTRYDSIVAAALDGPALAADFGAAMAASLREDAPMHRLWYDLRNQSMFTELFHDDVAEIDAGLERMIWRVVSRYAELTGGTPPDSATAYAVFDGLFAQALLVFADWPDTACARLAERAQGLLPRLVG